In the genome of Bacillota bacterium, the window GTATCGAGGTTTCCGTTTTTCGGATGCATCCGGAATATCCAATTATCTGAAGGGAGATAATAAAAATGTAGTTCAGCCCGATATCCTGGTTATATGTGATACTGAAAACATTGACGAAAAAGGCAGATACAGGGGGATACCAAGCCTTATATTGGAGGTATTGTCGGAAACTACAAAACATAAAGACATGCTTAAAAAACTTGATTTGTACGTCAATAGCGGAATTAATGAGTATTGGATAGTAAATCCCTTTAGCAAAGAAATATATTTATATTACATTCAAAACAAAG includes:
- a CDS encoding Uma2 family endonuclease, with the protein product MYRGFRFSDASGISNYLKGDNKNVVQPDILVICDTENIDEKGRYRGIPSLILEVLSETTKHKDMLKKLDLYVNSGINEYWIVNPFSKEIYLYYIQNKVIEDYKVYKNKEKAKSIMFEGLEIPLEQAFT